One window of Quercus robur chromosome 12, dhQueRobu3.1, whole genome shotgun sequence genomic DNA carries:
- the LOC126708056 gene encoding uncharacterized protein LOC126708056, whose protein sequence is MAIYSRDEALMCKVFLSSLGPVAMRWFNGLGANFIESFKKLTRAFGARFITCSRVPRPLRSLLTMSMREGEALKTYSDRYWEMFNEIEGKNNDVAITTFKAGLPADHDLRKSLMGKPVTSVHQLMDRIDKYRRVEEDQLQGKGKAKVIPQERRDFRSDRYNSNRPRKDFVGQSGSADTQVVNAIFESQCSRFWRR, encoded by the coding sequence ATGGCTATCTACTCCAGGGacgaggctttgatgtgcaaggtttttCTATCAAGTTTGGGTccggtggcgatgagatggttcaacggcTTAGGGGCCAATTTTATTGAATCTTTCAAAAAATTGACCCGGGCTTTTGGTGCTCGCTTTATTACATgcagcagggttcctcggcctttgaGATCTTTGCTGACTATGTCTATGCGGGAGGGCGAGGCTCTCAAGACTTATTCGGAcaggtactgggaaatgtttaatgaaatagaagGAAAGAACAATGACGTGGCCATAACCACTTTCAAAGCTGGTCTCCCAGCCGATCACgatttaaggaaatccctgATGGGTAAACCTGTTACCAGTGTACACCAGTTGATGGACAGGATAGATAAGTATAGAAGGGTAGAGGAGGATCAACTTCAGGGAAAAGGGAAGGCCAAGgtaatccctcaggagaggagagatttcaggtcggaccgttaTAACAGTAACCGACCTCGGAAGGACTTTGTCGGGCAGTCGGGTTCTGCGGACACACAGGTGGTTAATGCAATATTCGAGAGCCAGTGCagcaggttttggagaagataa